GTCGGCAAGTCGACCATCTTCAATGCGCTGACCTCGGCTGGCGCCGAGTCGGCCAACTATCCCTTCTGCACCATCGAGCCGAATGTGGGCGTGGTGGCTGTCCCCGACCCGCGGCTGCAGGCCCTTGCCGAGATCGTCCGGCCGCAGCAGGTACTGCCGACCACGATCGAGTTCGTCGACATCGCCGGCCTGGTCCGCGGAGCGAGCAAGGGAGAGGGACTCGGCAACCAGTTTCTCGGTCATATCCGGCAGGTTGACGCCGTGGCCCACGTCGTTCGCTGTTTCGAGGACGAGAACGTCGTCCATGTCGACGGCGCCGTCGATCCCTTGCGCGATGTCGAGGTCATCCAGACCGAGCTCAATCTCGCCGACCTGGCGACGGTCGAAAAGCGGATCGCCCGCATCGACAAGCAGGCCCGCAGTGGCGACAAGGAGATGCAGCGCGAACTCGAGGTGCTGCGCCGGGTCGAGGCGGTGCTCAACGACGGACGGCCGGCCCGCGCCGCCGGCCTCGAACCGGAGGATGCGGCGCGACTTAAGGAGCTCTGTCTCATTACCGCCAAGCCGGTCCTCTATGTGGCCAACGTCGGCGAGGACGATCTTCCCGATGGCAATGTGCTCGTGGAGAAGCTGCGCAGTCAGGCACGGCAGGAGAACGCCGAGGTGGTGGTCATCTGCGGCAGTATCGAGGCAGAGATCGCCGAGCTCGACGGCACCGAGAAGGAGGAGTTTCTGCGCGATCTCGGGCTGGAGTCGTCCGGTCTCGATCGGATGATTCAGGCCGGTTACCGGCTGCTGGGGTTGCTGACCTATTTTACCGCCGGCGTCAAGGAGGTGCGGGCCTGGACTGTCCCCGCCGGCTGCAAGGCGCCGCAGGCCGCCGGAGTCATCCACACCGATTTCGAAAAGGGGTTCATCCGCGCCGAGGTGATTGCCTATGACGATTTCATCCGCGCCGGCGGCGAGGCCGGCGCCCGGGAAAAGGGCCTGATGCGCCTCGAAGGCAAGGATTATGTGGTCGCTGACGGCGATGTCATGCATTTCAGGTTCAACGTCTGAGGTCTGTTGTTGCAAGCTGTTGCCTTTACCGGGCAATCGTGGTAAATAAACCTTCTTTTGCGTCGGAAGGGCCGACGCAAGCTCCTTGCTCCGGACGGTCCGGGGCTGACACCTGAGCCGGGGGTTCAGGACACAACTCACGAGGAGGAATTCTCACATGCGAAACTACGAAACCATGGTCATCCTCAATCCCGAGCTGGCGGGAGAGGAACTGGCTGCCGAGGTCGAGAGGCTCAAGGAGTTTCTCGGTAAGGTCAACGCCGAAATCCTCAAGGTCGAGGAGTGGGGCGTGCGCAAGCTGGCCTATCTGGTCAAAAAGCACGCTCGCGGCATCTACTATCTTTTCATCTACAAGGTCGATCCGGGTTCGATCGCTGAGTTCGAACGGCGCCTGCGCATCGAGGATGCGGTGCTCAAGTTCCAGACCGTCCTGCTCGATGACGACTTCAGCGTGCCGGAAGAACAGCCTGCAGCCGAAGCCGGGGCCGGTGTGGAAGCGCCCGGCGAAGAGGCCGCCGAGCAGACCGAAGCCTGAATCCGAACCGAAAAGAAGAGGAGATAGAAACGATGGCGAATCCGAGACAATCTGGAGGAAATCCGCGGCGTCGCTACGGCCGGCGCAAGGGCTGCCGATTCTGTGCCGACAAGACCCTGGTGATTGACTACAAACAGGTCGATACCCTGAAATATTTCCTGTCCGAGCGGGGCAAGATCGTTCCGCGGCGGATTTCCGGCAACTGCGCCACCCATCAGCGCAAGCTGACCGAAGCGATCAAGCGGGCGCGCAACATCGCCCTGCTGCCCTTTACCGCCAGCCAGGTGCCCGAATAGACCCTGGCCCGGGGGGCAGGGATCGGTCCATGCTTGCACTCGTACGATTGTCCCTGTTCGGCGCCGCCGTCAGCCTCGGGTTGCAGCTTCTGGCCGGTTTTCTCGGCATGGCCGGGGTGCTGGTCAACCTGCTGGTGCCCGTCCCCCTGGCCTACGTCGCCATGCTCGGCGGCATGCCTGCGGGTGGGCTGGCGGCCTTCATCGCCTTCGTGGTTGCCTGGGCGACCGGCGGTCCGTGGGCGATGGCGGTCTTTGCCATCCAGTTCGCTGCTCCGGCCCTGATTCTGGCCGGGCTGCTGCGCCGCTCGGTGCCTTGGGACCGGGCCATTGCCGTCGGCACCCTGCTGGTGTTCGCGGTCGGTTTCGCCGGGCTCTGGATTTACGCTTCCCGCTCCGGCGTGGGGATGATCGAAACCGTCAACGGTTATCTGCAGAGCGAAATCGATACCGCCCTGAAAATGGGGGAGGCCGGCAACCTGACGGCGGATCAGCTGGCCGAATACCGGAGGGTGGTCACCGGCATGGGAGACTTTCTCCGGGTGACCTTTCCCGGCTGGTCGGTTCTGGTGGTCGAGATTCTGATGGCCGTGCAGGTGCTTTTTCTCAATCGTCTGGCCCACGGACGGTTTCATCTGGCGGGCAGCGAGTTTCGCCGCTGGAAGACGCATGAACTGCTGATCTGGCCCCTGATCGCTGCCGGTTTCGCCGGTGCCCTGGGTGACGGGGTGCTGCGCATCGTCGGTCTGAACCTGCTGCTGGTCATTCTGCCGGCCTACTTTCTGCAGGGAATGGCCATCGTCACCTGGTTTTTCGCCCGCAAGGGGGTGCCGCCGGTCATGCGCGGCGCCGGCTACGTGCTGATCGCTGTGATCAACCCGTTGCCCGTCATCGTGACCGGCATCGGCGTGTTCGATCTCTGGGTCGATTTTCGCCAGCCGCGTCTGAAGCGGAACAAACAGTAGGAAACATAAATTGACTCACCGTGGAGGAGAGCGATGGAAATCATTCTCACAGAAAATGTCGAAGGGCTCGGCAATATCGGCGACCTGGTGAAGGTCAAGCCCGGATACGCCCGGAACTACCTGGTTCCCAAGGGGCTGGCCGTTATCGCCAACAGCCGCAACATCAAGGAATTCGAACACCAGAAGCGCCAGGCCGAGCGCAAGTTCCAGCGTGTGGTGCAGGCCGCCGAGGTGCTCAAGGGCAAGATCGAGGCCCAGCCGCTGCAGGTCGCGCACAAGGCGGGTGAAGAGGGCAAGCTCTACGGCGCCGTCACCGCCATGGAAATTGGCGCCAAGCTGGCCGAGGCCGGCATAGAGATCGACCGCCGCAAGATCCAGATCGACGAGCCGATCAAGAACCTGGGCGAGTACGAGATTCCTGTCAAGCTCGACGCCGGCGTGACCGCGACCATCAAGCTGACCGTCGTCGCCGAAGCCGAGTAAAACAACTGCCTGCCGCGGGTCGGGGCCATCGGTCCCGGCCCCATTATTCTTGTCCGGGTTGTGATGTCCGATCGCGATATCCGTCTGCCGCCGCAGAGTCTCGAAGGTGAAATGTCCGTTCTGGGCGGGATTCTGCTCGACAACCAGGCACTGAACCAGGTTCTGGAAATTCTCACTCCCGACGATTTTTACAAGGAATCCCACCGGAAAATCTTCTCCGCCATCGTTGCCCTGTCCGAACGCGGCGAGCCGGCCGACATGGTGACCCTGAGCGCCGAGCTGGAGTCCCGCGGCGAAATCGAGGCCGTAGGGGGCGCGCCCTACCTTGCATCGCTGGTCGATTACGTTCCGACCGCCGCCAACATCGTCTACTACAGCAAGCTGGTCAAGGAGAAGGCGATCTCCCGGCGGCTGATCTCGACCGCCACCGAGATCGCCACCCGGGGCTTTGAGGGCGGCGACGTCGAAGAGATTCTCGACTGGGCCGAAAAGTCGATTTTCGACATCACCGGCATGAAGACCCGGCCCTCGTACTATTCAACCCGGGAAATTCTCAAGGACACCTTCAAGGCGATCGAAGAGCTTTACAACCGCAAGGAGACGGTGACCGGCGTGCCCACCGGCTTTACCGACCTCGACCAGATGACAGCCGGCCTGCAGCCGGGTGATCTGGTCATCGTCGCCGGCCGTCCGTCGATGGGCAAGACCGCCTTCTGTCTCAATCTGGTGGAAAACGCCGCGGTGCACAACAAGGAGAAGGTGCCGACGGTCATCTTCTCGCTGGAGATGGGCAAGGAGCAGCTGGTGCAGCGCATGCTCTGCTCCATCTCGCGGGTCGACGCCAGCCGCATGCGCACCGGTCATCTGCACGAGGACGACTGGCCGAAGCTGACCACCGGGGCCGGCAAGTTGGCCGAAGCGCCGATCTTCATCGACGACACGCCGGGGATCAGCGTTCTTGAGCTGCGCTCCAAGGCGCGTCGCCTGAAATCGGATCAGGGGCTGGGACTGGTGGTGGTCGACTACCTGCAGCTGATGCAGGGGCACAACGCCGAAAGCCGGCAGCAGGAAATCTCCGAGATTTCCCGTTCGCTCAAAGCCCTGGCCAAGGAACTGAACGTGCCGGTGGTTGCCCTGTCGCAGCTGAACCGCTCGCTGGAAAACCGCACCGACAAGCGGCCGATCATGGCCGACCTGCGCGAATCAGGCGCCATCGAGCAGGACGCCGACGTCATCATGTTCGTCTATCGTGAGGCGGTCTACTGCGAGGCCTGCCGCAACCGGGAGAAGACCTGCGACAAGGGCCACGAGATGGACGCCGAGATCATCATCGGCAAGCAGCGTAACGGGCCCATCGGCACCGTCAACCTCACCTTCCGCGGCATGTACACCCGTTTCGAAAACCAGGCAAAACGGCAGGAGGGCTACTGAGGCCGCCGCTGGCCGGCGATCTTTTCGTAGACCTCCCTGACGAATCCTGCGTGCCGGGTCGATTCCCGCCGGCGCCACTGCTCCCAGTTCACTTCGGGAAAAACGACATCCCCTTCGACATCCTCTTCGACCCAGCTGATGACCATCCGCTCGCACCGGGGAAGGGCTTCCGCGTACAGGCGGACGCCGCCGATGACAAAAGCGGGGCGTTTGAGGGCGGCGGCCCGCAGCAAAGCGGCGTCCAGGGTGGGGAAGACATCGATGCCCGCGGTGGGTGGCAGGCTCATGCTGACCACGAGATTGATTCGTCCCGGCAACGGCCCCGGCAGCGACGCGAAGGTCTTGCGTCCCATGATGACGACGCCGCCCCAGGTCAGTTGCCGGAACAGGCGCAGGTCTTCGGGCAGGGACCAGGGCAGGCGTCCCGCAGCTCCGATGACGCCGGCTCGGGTCATGGCAACGACCAGAGTGGGGCCGGTCGCGGCGGTGGTTGTTTTCTCGGTCATGGGCGATAGAATGAAGATGTAGGTGGCAGTGTCCGTGGCCGGAGGGCCACGCGGGAAACCAGTCTCCTCCGGTCAGTCTTTCAACCCTCGTGCGAAGCGGCTTATCGCGCAACCCTCCTTGCACCGCGATCGCCATCGCCTACAGGAGTTGGCGCCATGATGATTCCGGTGGTCTATCAGGATGGGCGTCACGACATGGTCAAGGCCCCGCTGCTCGATCGGTTGATCGAAGAGAAGAAGATCGCCCGCTTTCGCCGTTCAGACGGCTGGGTCGACATCGAGACCGATCCCGTCCGCCGGCGCGGCCGGCAGATGTTCAGCATCCCCGAGCGGCGCTCCTCCCTGCAGTAGCTCTCAGGAGCCCCGTCCTGCCTTCAGTCCCAGCACCTGGAGCTTCTTGCGCAGGGTGTTGCGGTTGATGCCGAGGATCTCCGCCGCCTTGACCTGGTTGCCGCGGGTCTTCTCCAGCACGATCCGCAGCAGCGGCCGTTCCATCTGGTGCAGCACCAGCTCGTAGAGGTTGTCGAGCTCGAAGATGTTGACCGGATCGAGGGACTGGCGCAACTTGCTGCCGATCAGGTCTTCGAGGGATTCCTCCCGCCGCTCGGCGCCCCCCTGCAGGTCCGGAAAGTCGGCCGGCGACAGCACCGGGTCCGGCGACAGCAGGGCGGCGCGCATGATGGCGTTTTCCAGCTCGCGCACGTTGCCCGGCCAGTCGTGCCGCTGCAAAAGCCCGATCGCCTCCTTGCTGCAGCTGCGGGTGTCGACCTGCAGTTCTTCGCGCGCCTTTTCGAGAAAGAAGTCGACCAGCAGCGGGATGTCCTCCCGCCTTTCGCGCAGGGGCGGCAAGGCCACCGGCACCACGTTCAGTCGGTAGAAGAGGTCTTCCCGGAAGCTCTTTTCGCGTACCTTCTCCTGCAGGTTCTGGTTGGTGGCGGCGATGATGCGCACGTCGACGGCGATGGTCCGGCTGCCGCCGGTGCGGGTGATCTCCTTCTCCTGCAGCACCCGCAGCAGCTTGGCCTGCAGCTCCAGAGGCATGTCGCCGATCTCGTCGAGAAAGAGGGTGCCGCCATGGGCCTGTTCGAACTTGCCCGCCTTGCGTTCGCTGGCGCCGGTAAAGGCCCCCTTTTCGTGGCCGAACAGCTCGCTTTCGAGCAGCTCCCGCGGGATGGCGGCGCAGTTGATGGCGATGAAGGGCTTGCCCAGCCGGGGGCTGTTGAAGTGGATGGCGCGGGCGACCAGCTCCTTGCCCGTGCCCGATTCGCCGGTGATCAGCACCGTCGCGTCCGACGGCGCCACCCGCCCCAGGATCTTGAACAGCTTCTGCATGGGGGGGCTGTTGCCTATGATGTTGCGGTCAAGCTGGTAGTGTTCGCGCAGTTCTTCCTTGAGCAGGCAGACCTGCTCCCGCACCTGGTTGGCCTTGCTCGCCTTGAGGATCAGCGCGTCGACCTCGTCGAGGTCGAAGGGCTTGGGCAGGTAGTCGTAGGCGCCCTTCTTCATCGCCTCGATGGCGTTCTTCATCGAGGTTTCGGCGGTCATGATGATGACCAGCAGGTCGGGACGTTCGGCGAGAAAGCGCTCCAGCAGTTCGAGGCCGTCGATGCCCGGCATCCGGATGTCGAGGATGGCCATGTCGAACTGGTGGTGGCGGAACAGCTCCAGCGCCTGCCTGCCGTCGCTGGCGGTTGCGACCTCGTATCCCTGGCGTGAAAGGGAGCGTTCCAGCACCCAGCGGATCGAGTCCTCGTCGTCGGCAATGAGGATTCTGCGGATGGCCATGGTGTCAGTCTCTTCTCGCTTCGGCGGTTTCATCGGGGCGGATGAAGGGGAGCATGACCTGGAACCGGGTCCCCTCTCCGACCCGGCTGGTCACTTTCAGCATCCCCTGGTGTTCGGCGACGATGCGCTGGCAGATGGCCAGGCCGAGGCCGCTTCCCTTCTCCTTGGTGGAAAAGAAGGGGGTGAAGATCTTGGCCAGGTGTTCCTCGGCGATGCCGGGACCGTTGTCGCTGACCGCGACCTCAACGAAGGGCACCGGCCGGTGCCCGGGCCTGTTGAGGCGCATGTCGGGGCTGATGCGCGATGTGACGGTCACCCGGCCACTTCCTTCGAGCGCTTCGGCGGCGTTCTTGACCAGGTTGAGAAAGAGCCGGTGCAGCAGCGCCTCGTCCCCGAGAATGGGAGGAATGCTCGGGTCGAGCAACAGCTGAAAGTCGATGGCGTCGCCGTGGTGGGCCTGGCGCTGCAGCAGGGTGATGTCGTTGAGCAGCCGGGTCAGGTCGGTCGCCCCCCAGCGCATCTTGCGCGGTCGGGTCAGGTTCATCAGCTCTTCGATGATGCCGTTGACCCGGTCGACTTCGCGGAGCATGATGCCCGTGTACTCCGCCAGTTCTTCCCTGTCGGCCAGCTCCTTGGCCAGCAGCTGGGCCGCGCCCTTGATGCCGCCCAGCGGGTTCTTGATCTCGTGCGCCAGACCGGCCGCCAGGGTACCGATGGCGGCCATGCGGTCGGACGTCTTCTCCGTCTCTTCCAGCCCCTGCAGGCGTTGCAGGTCGCGCAACAGAACCACCACCCCTTCCTGGCTGCCATCCTGGCGGAAGAGGGGGGAGGCGGCGACGCTGACCTGCAGTTCGCGGCCGGAGAGCGGCCGCAGGAGCATCCTTTCCGGACTGGAGATCGAGCGTCCCTGTTGCATGACCTCGCCGATCAGCTGGTCGAGGCCTTTGGAGTGCGGAAAGAGGTGGCGGTAGTGGCGGCCCGTCGCCTGCCGGTCGGAGATACCGGTGATGTTCTGCGCCGCCGGATTGAAGAGCACGATCCGGCCATCGCGGTCGAGAACGATCACCGCCAGGTCGACACTTTCAACAATGCGCAGGTGCAGGTCAGCTTCCATTGGCCGTCCCCGGTTGCGGCCGGCCGGCGAAGAAGTCGCGGACCAGCTGTTCCAGTTCGTCCAGGCTGCCGGTGCGGTTGACCCGGCTGCGAAAGGTGGCCGCGTCCGCCATGCCGCGCGAATACCAGCAGAGATGCTTGCGCATCTCAAACAGTGTTTTCCTGTCGCCGAAGCATTCCCGGTGGCGGGCGAGGTGACGAAGGACGACGTCCAGCCGTTCACCGGCGGTCGGCTGCCGTTCCGGCAGGCCGCACAACCTGCGGCGGATGTTGCTGATCAGCCAGGGATTGCCGTGGCTGCCGCGGCCGATCATGATCGCGTCGCAACCGGTTTCGCGCAGCATACGAACACCGTCTTCGGCGGTGACGATGTCGCCGCTGCCGATGACCGGGATGCGCAGCCGGCTCTTCAGCTCGCCGATCTGCGACCAGTCGGCCCGGCCGCCGAACCCCTGGGCGCGGGTTCGGGGGTGCAGGGTGACGGCGTCGGCGCCTTCGGACTCGGCGATGCGGCCGATCTCGACGAAGTTGAGGTTCGAGCTGTCCCAGCCGGAGCGGATCTTGACCGTCAGCGGTTTGTCGGTCGCCCGGCGCATGGCCCGCACGATGGTGGCGATTCTGCGCGGGTGCCGCAGCAGGGCGCTGCCCGCTTCGCCCCGCACCACCTTGCTGACCGGGCAGCCCAGGTTGAGGTCGATCAGGTCACCGGCGTCGCCCAGCCGACGCACCCCCTCGGCGACGATCTCCGGATCGCCGCCGAAGACCTGGATGCCGAGGGGCCTTTCGGCGGGGCAGGAGCGGACCAGCTCCAGGGTCTTGCGGCCGTCCCTGACCAGGCCGTTGCAGCTGACCATCTCGGTGAAGACCAGGGCGGCGCCGTGTTCTTTCATGACGAGCCGGTAGGGGAGGCTGGTGATCCCCGCCATCGGGGCGAGAAAGACAGGGCACTCCAGCTCCAGGCCGGCGATTCTGACAGGATGTGTGTTCTGCATAATTTTTAGGCATGCTAGCACGGAGACGGTTTTCAGGCAACGGGCAAAACGGTCCGCCGCCACCGCGCGGAGACTGGGATACTGTATACAAATTTGCTTGACAAGGCGGGGGGGAGGTTGATAAAACGATATTTGGAATTTGCGACCAGACAAGGTTTGCCATCCACGCCTGCTCCCGCAGGCCCGCCTTGCTCGGGTTTCTGTTATCATTGACAGCTTTGTTCGCGCCGGATTTCCCGCCGGAGAGAGACAGCCGGGGGCCGGCACCCAGCTAAAGGGGCAGTATTCATATTGGGCGGGCTCGTCCCGCAAGCTTCACATTCTGTAAAGGAGAGAGAGTTATGTCCACACTGAAAGAAGTCCTGCGTCAGAAGATCGAGGAGCATCGTCCGCGTACCGTCCGTCTGCTCAAGGAGCATGGCGACGTCAGCCTCGGCGAGGTGACCATCTCCCAGGCCATCGGCGGCGCCCGCGGTGTCAAGTGCCTGGTCACCGACATCTCCTACCTCGATCCCTACGAGGGAATCCGGTTCCGCGGCAAGACCATTCCGGAGACCTTCGAGGCCCTGCCCAAGGTTCCGGGTTCCGACTATCCCTATGTCGAGGGCTTCTGGTACTTCCTGATGACCGGCGAAGTGCCGACCATGGAGCAGACCCTGGAAGTGGTCGAGGACTGGAAGTCCCGGTCGCAGATTCCGGCCTACGTCATCGACGTGCTGCGCGCCATGCCGCGTGACTCGCATCCGATGACCATGTTCTCCTCGGCCATCCTTGCCATGCAGCGCGACTCGGTCTTCGCCAAGAACTACCGCGAAGGCAAGTTCAACAAGATGACCTGCTGGGAGGACATGTACGAGGACGCCACCAACCTGATGGCG
This region of Geothermobacter ehrlichii genomic DNA includes:
- the rpsR gene encoding 30S ribosomal protein S18 produces the protein MANPRQSGGNPRRRYGRRKGCRFCADKTLVIDYKQVDTLKYFLSERGKIVPRRISGNCATHQRKLTEAIKRARNIALLPFTASQVPE
- a CDS encoding dihydrofolate reductase, whose translation is MTEKTTTAATGPTLVVAMTRAGVIGAAGRLPWSLPEDLRLFRQLTWGGVVIMGRKTFASLPGPLPGRINLVVSMSLPPTAGIDVFPTLDAALLRAAALKRPAFVIGGVRLYAEALPRCERMVISWVEEDVEGDVVFPEVNWEQWRRRESTRHAGFVREVYEKIAGQRRPQ
- the rpsF gene encoding 30S ribosomal protein S6; translation: MRNYETMVILNPELAGEELAAEVERLKEFLGKVNAEILKVEEWGVRKLAYLVKKHARGIYYLFIYKVDPGSIAEFERRLRIEDAVLKFQTVLLDDDFSVPEEQPAAEAGAGVEAPGEEAAEQTEA
- the ychF gene encoding redox-regulated ATPase YchF, which translates into the protein MGFKCGIVGLPNVGKSTIFNALTSAGAESANYPFCTIEPNVGVVAVPDPRLQALAEIVRPQQVLPTTIEFVDIAGLVRGASKGEGLGNQFLGHIRQVDAVAHVVRCFEDENVVHVDGAVDPLRDVEVIQTELNLADLATVEKRIARIDKQARSGDKEMQRELEVLRRVEAVLNDGRPARAAGLEPEDAARLKELCLITAKPVLYVANVGEDDLPDGNVLVEKLRSQARQENAEVVVICGSIEAEIAELDGTEKEEFLRDLGLESSGLDRMIQAGYRLLGLLTYFTAGVKEVRAWTVPAGCKAPQAAGVIHTDFEKGFIRAEVIAYDDFIRAGGEAGAREKGLMRLEGKDYVVADGDVMHFRFNV
- the rplI gene encoding 50S ribosomal protein L9; this translates as MEIILTENVEGLGNIGDLVKVKPGYARNYLVPKGLAVIANSRNIKEFEHQKRQAERKFQRVVQAAEVLKGKIEAQPLQVAHKAGEEGKLYGAVTAMEIGAKLAEAGIEIDRRKIQIDEPIKNLGEYEIPVKLDAGVTATIKLTVVAEAE
- the dnaB gene encoding replicative DNA helicase; translated protein: MSDRDIRLPPQSLEGEMSVLGGILLDNQALNQVLEILTPDDFYKESHRKIFSAIVALSERGEPADMVTLSAELESRGEIEAVGGAPYLASLVDYVPTAANIVYYSKLVKEKAISRRLISTATEIATRGFEGGDVEEILDWAEKSIFDITGMKTRPSYYSTREILKDTFKAIEELYNRKETVTGVPTGFTDLDQMTAGLQPGDLVIVAGRPSMGKTAFCLNLVENAAVHNKEKVPTVIFSLEMGKEQLVQRMLCSISRVDASRMRTGHLHEDDWPKLTTGAGKLAEAPIFIDDTPGISVLELRSKARRLKSDQGLGLVVVDYLQLMQGHNAESRQQEISEISRSLKALAKELNVPVVALSQLNRSLENRTDKRPIMADLRESGAIEQDADVIMFVYREAVYCEACRNREKTCDKGHEMDAEIIIGKQRNGPIGTVNLTFRGMYTRFENQAKRQEGY
- the dusB gene encoding tRNA dihydrouridine synthase DusB, with protein sequence MQNTHPVRIAGLELECPVFLAPMAGITSLPYRLVMKEHGAALVFTEMVSCNGLVRDGRKTLELVRSCPAERPLGIQVFGGDPEIVAEGVRRLGDAGDLIDLNLGCPVSKVVRGEAGSALLRHPRRIATIVRAMRRATDKPLTVKIRSGWDSSNLNFVEIGRIAESEGADAVTLHPRTRAQGFGGRADWSQIGELKSRLRIPVIGSGDIVTAEDGVRMLRETGCDAIMIGRGSHGNPWLISNIRRRLCGLPERQPTAGERLDVVLRHLARHRECFGDRKTLFEMRKHLCWYSRGMADAATFRSRVNRTGSLDELEQLVRDFFAGRPQPGTANGS
- a CDS encoding GSU3473 family protein; amino-acid sequence: MMIPVVYQDGRHDMVKAPLLDRLIEEKKIARFRRSDGWVDIETDPVRRRGRQMFSIPERRSSLQ
- a CDS encoding two-component system sensor histidine kinase NtrB; its protein translation is MEADLHLRIVESVDLAVIVLDRDGRIVLFNPAAQNITGISDRQATGRHYRHLFPHSKGLDQLIGEVMQQGRSISSPERMLLRPLSGRELQVSVAASPLFRQDGSQEGVVVLLRDLQRLQGLEETEKTSDRMAAIGTLAAGLAHEIKNPLGGIKGAAQLLAKELADREELAEYTGIMLREVDRVNGIIEELMNLTRPRKMRWGATDLTRLLNDITLLQRQAHHGDAIDFQLLLDPSIPPILGDEALLHRLFLNLVKNAAEALEGSGRVTVTSRISPDMRLNRPGHRPVPFVEVAVSDNGPGIAEEHLAKIFTPFFSTKEKGSGLGLAICQRIVAEHQGMLKVTSRVGEGTRFQVMLPFIRPDETAEARRD
- a CDS encoding DUF2232 domain-containing protein — its product is MLALVRLSLFGAAVSLGLQLLAGFLGMAGVLVNLLVPVPLAYVAMLGGMPAGGLAAFIAFVVAWATGGPWAMAVFAIQFAAPALILAGLLRRSVPWDRAIAVGTLLVFAVGFAGLWIYASRSGVGMIETVNGYLQSEIDTALKMGEAGNLTADQLAEYRRVVTGMGDFLRVTFPGWSVLVVEILMAVQVLFLNRLAHGRFHLAGSEFRRWKTHELLIWPLIAAGFAGALGDGVLRIVGLNLLLVILPAYFLQGMAIVTWFFARKGVPPVMRGAGYVLIAVINPLPVIVTGIGVFDLWVDFRQPRLKRNKQ
- the ntrC gene encoding nitrogen regulation protein NR(I); translated protein: MAIRRILIADDEDSIRWVLERSLSRQGYEVATASDGRQALELFRHHQFDMAILDIRMPGIDGLELLERFLAERPDLLVIIMTAETSMKNAIEAMKKGAYDYLPKPFDLDEVDALILKASKANQVREQVCLLKEELREHYQLDRNIIGNSPPMQKLFKILGRVAPSDATVLITGESGTGKELVARAIHFNSPRLGKPFIAINCAAIPRELLESELFGHEKGAFTGASERKAGKFEQAHGGTLFLDEIGDMPLELQAKLLRVLQEKEITRTGGSRTIAVDVRIIAATNQNLQEKVREKSFREDLFYRLNVVPVALPPLRERREDIPLLVDFFLEKAREELQVDTRSCSKEAIGLLQRHDWPGNVRELENAIMRAALLSPDPVLSPADFPDLQGGAERREESLEDLIGSKLRQSLDPVNIFELDNLYELVLHQMERPLLRIVLEKTRGNQVKAAEILGINRNTLRKKLQVLGLKAGRGS